One Pochonia chlamydosporia 170 chromosome 5, whole genome shotgun sequence DNA segment encodes these proteins:
- a CDS encoding glyoxalase-like domain-containing protein has protein sequence MPLDHIGIHVDAKRHPMVKEWYEKALKPVGYQKFRTEGENEEIAGFSYNAKNCEWWVLSAPEPPNLPMHFAFRVDNRAQVDEFHRIGVAAGGRCNGPPGLRPHYGANYYAAFVFDPVGNNVEVLCLEARE, from the exons ATGCCGTTAGATCACATTGGCATTCACGTCGACGCCAAGCGTCACCCCATGGTTAAGGAGTGGTACGAGAAAGCTTTAAAACCAGTTGGCTACCAAAAGTTCAGAACAGAAGGCGAAAATGAGGAGATAGCCGGTTTTAGTTACAACGCCAAAAATTGCGAGTGGTGGGTGTTGTCCGCGCCCGAGCCGCCAAACCTGCCCATGCATTTTGCATTTCGTGTTGACA ATAGAGCCCAAGTCGACGAATTTCACAGAATTGGCGTTGCTGCCGGTGGGCGATGCAATGGACCTCCTGGGTTGAGGCCACACTATGGTGCGAATTACTATGCTGCATTCGTGTTTGACCCAGTTGGAAATAATGTTGAAGTGCTTTGCCTGGAGGCTCGTGAATAG
- a CDS encoding cysteinyl-tRNA synthetase (similar to Neosartorya fischeri NRRL 181 XP_001259727.1) gives MDSLKVHNSLKPGPPMPFVPMEPGKVSWYVCGPTVYDKSHLGHARNYVASDIIRRIMMHYFGFDVKYVMNMTDVDDKIIIKARRQRLLDLEKKKTYTKDELRALGLVAFQAYASKNLPLLAEDTSKLNETDYTTRRDAAYGRVLSGGTLSGEGKPSDAEAKIKMHIGNMDAAAEALKQNAIFPGADEVLLPYLDSLYKETIDTSDQSIFTDLTKSMEALFMEDMDNLNVLRPDVITRVTEYMPEIAKFVEQIVDKGFAYEAEGSVYFDIAAFQKAGNTYARLRPESRNDKALQEEGEGSLSTNLGGKRGAGDFALWKKSKAGEPYWPSKWGDGRPGWHIECSVMASDVLGSRMDVHSGGIDLAFPHHDNELAQSEAYFCQHGKGEHTWVNYFLHMGHLSISGSKMSKSLKNFQTISDALATTYTPRSMRIVFLMGKWNDGVEISPDMRSQADNWETTISNFFTNTKSWLTEAGVDYGVKSLSVNQDDSSTGLLADLEMAKKEAEDALTNSFDTPRVMLVLLKLVNTTNAFVKNNKDVNLAHVEAIARWITKMAGIFGLDANANPPYDGLGWASPIATDVDPKKAVQPYAEIVESVTAEVSKISISSDVIATLLAQDPSKDFESVAATGSRDIEKLSLPYIRVVSQIRDELRRVVSSQTPETKKAILTITDRIRDVDLTNLGVYLDDRPDNQPSLIKFIPAAELIRAREEKAAREAEKAQKKEEARLAREKAEQEAKEKAKIPPEEMFKKDERYSAWDESGMPTKMKDGSDVPKSQLKALKKMWDKQKKVHEELKAKGGL, from the exons atggacTCGCTAAAAGTGCACAATTCCCTTAAGCCAGGGCCTCCTATGCCCTTTGTGCCCATGGAGCCTGGCAAGGTCTCCTGGTATGTGTGCGGTCCTACAGTCTACGACAAAAGCCATCTGGGACATGCTCGAAACTATGTGGCTAGCGATATCATTCGTCGCATCATGATGCATTACTTTGGCTTCGATGTCAAGTATGTCATGAACATGAcggatgttgacgacaag ATCATCATCAAGGCTAGAAGACAGCGTTTGTTGGACctcgaaaagaagaagacctACACCAAGGATGAGCTGAGGGCCCTTGGTCTCGTTGCTTTTCAAGCATATGCGTCGAAAAACTTGCCTCTCCTTGCAGAAGACACATCGAAACTAAACGAAACGGACTATACCACGCGACGAGATGCTGCCTACGGCCGCGTGCTTTCTGGAGGCACCCTCTCCGGCGAGGGCAAGCCCAGCGACGCCGAAGCAAAGATCAAGATGCATATTGGCAACATGGACGCCGCTGCGGAAGCCCTCAAACAAAATGCCATCTTCCCAGGCGCCGACGAAGTCCTTTTACCCTACCTGGACTCCCTATACAAGGAGACGATTGACACCAGCGATCAGTCCATATTTACCGACCTGACAAAGAGCATGGAGGCACTCTTtatggaggacatggacaaccTCAATGTTCTGCGACCCGATGTTATCACTCGTGTCACTGAATACATGCCGGAGATTGCCAAGTTTGTAGAGCAAATCGTTGATAAGGGCTTTGCATACGAAGCTGAGGGCTCTGTCTACTTTGACATTGCTGCTTTCCAAAAGGCTGGCAACACATATGCTCGCCTAAGACCGGAAAGCAGGAATGACAAAGCCCTTCAAGAGGAGGGTGAGGGGTCTTTGTCTACAAATCTGGGAGGCAAGCGTGGCGCCGGCGATTTCGCGCTCTGGAAGAAGTCTAAGGCTGGTGAGCCATACTGGCCAAGCAAATGGGGCGATGGCAGACCGGGCTGGCATATTGAGTGCTCTGTCATGGCCTCTGATGTTCTGGGATCTCGCATGGATGTCCACTCTGGCGGCATTGACTTGGCATTCCCTCACCACGATAATGAACTGGCACAGAGCGAGGCATACTTTTGCCAGCATGGTAAGGGTGAACATACTTGGGTCAATTATTTCTTGCACATGGGCCACCTTTCGATTTCCGGATCGAAAATGTCCAAATCGCTCAAAAACTTTCAGACCATATCGGATGCACTCGCTACCACCTACACTCCCAGAAGCATGCGAATTGTGTTTCTCATGGGCAAGTGGAACGATGGTGTAGAAATCTCACCGGATATGCGGTCCCAGGCTGACAACTGGGAGACTACTATTAGC AACTTCTTCACAAACACGAAATCTTGGCTTACAGAAGCTGGTGTCGATTATGGCGTCAAAAGCCTATCCGTCAACCAGGATGACTCATCCACTGGCCTTCTTGCCGACTTagaaatggccaagaaggaagctGAGGATGCATTGACCAACTCCTTTGATACCCCTCGAGTTATGCTCGTTCTCCTCAAGTTGgtcaacaccaccaatgcATTTGTCAAAAATAACAAGGACGTCAACCTCGCTCACGTCGAGGCCATTGCTCGATGGATCACAAAGATGGCTGGCATTTTTGGCTTGGACGCCAATGCGAACCCGCCTTATGACGGTCTCGGCTGGGCGTCCCCGATCGCAACTGACGTAGACCCGAAGAAGGCTGTTCAGCCCTATGCTGAAATCGTTGAGTCTGTCACAGCCGAAGTGTCTAAAATCTCTATTTCGAGCGATGTTATTGCCACTCTTTTAGCTCAAGATCCCTCCAAAGACTTTGAGTCTGTCGCTGCGACTGGATCCCGTGACATTGAGAAGCTCTCCCTTCCGTATATCCGGGTCGTCTCGCAAATCCGTGACGAACTCCGACGTGTCGTCTCATCACAGACCCCCGAGACTAAAAAGGCCATTCTCACCATCACTGACCGAATCCGGGACGTTGATCTGACCAATCTGGGAGTGTATCTTGACGACCGGCCTGATAACCAGCCGTCGCTCATCAAGTTCATCCCTGCTGCAGAACTTATCCGTGCTAGGGAAGAAAAAGCTGCACGAGAGGCAGAAAAGGCTCAGAAAAAGGAGGAGGCTAGACTTGCGCGTGAAAAGGCTGAGCAGGAGGCCAaagaaaaggccaagatCCCGCCCGAGGAAATGttcaagaaggacgagagaTATAGCGCATGGGATGAGAGCGGTATGCcaacgaagatgaaggatggGAGCGACGTGCCAAAAAGCCAgttgaaggcgttgaagaagatgtggGACAAACAAAAGAAGGTGCATGAAGAGTTGAAGGCCAAGGGAGGGCTGTAG
- a CDS encoding tRNA (adenine-N(1)-)-methyltransferase catalytic subunit trm61 (similar to Neurospora crassa OR74A XP_961156.2): MAASTGSQPSHFLEPTAKTAPNTLAIISLSKENFQPITLQQSDSAVDGYAEGVTLNTRFGSFPHSTLLDIPWGSQVRASVVDTGSRGRKRRRDEVEDEETPTSNQDDGNDTPSSAPAKRAVVASSGFIYVLRPTPELWTSSLPHRTQVVYTPDYSYVLQRIRARPGSRIIEAGAGSGSFTHASARAVYNGYPKSDADLRGKVFSFEFHELRYEKMQAELKHHALDGVVQLTHRDVYDEGFLINGQSPKASAIFLDLPAPWEALHHLARRKTLKGGKLDDKPGDWESPLDPNRSAFICTFSPCIEQVTRTVTEMRTLGWTDIDMVEIANHRFNVMRDRVGVNIPNEKGFSSQPGDVGEAVKKLKSDLKRTQDFHKGQTSQLVSDASESKMDVDGSTPESSSKDSNKSEDPLWLQGRVVHRTENDLKTHTSYLVFAILPREWDEAAEEAAMARWPCGSEGKTIGNLDKQTRKQEKREMLAGRKRKKQSDDTQTTQ, from the coding sequence ATGGCGGCCTCTACAGGATCTCAACCGTCCCATTTTCTCGAACCCACAGCGAAAACAGCACCGAATACGCTCGCAATCATCAGCCTTTCCAAAGAAAACTTTCAACCCATCACTCTGCAACAATCCGACAGTGCTGTGGATGGCTATGCAGAGGGCGTGACTCTAAACACCAGGTTCGGCTCGTTCCCGCATTCCACGTTACTCGATATTCCTTGGGGTTCCCAGGTTCGAGCCTCCGTAGTCGATACAGGATCCCGGGGTCGCAAACGTCGGCGTGACGaagttgaagacgaagagacGCCTACCTCCAACCAAGATGACGGCAACGATACTCCGAGCTCGGCACCAGCAAAAAGAGCTGTTGTCGCTTCCAGCGGCTTCATTTACGTTCTGAGACCAACACCAGAGCTGTGGACAAGCAGTCTACCGCACAGAACACAGGTTGTCTACACACCAGATTATAGTTATGTCCTTCAGCGAATCCGAGCTCGGCCAGGCAGCAGAATTATTGAGGCGGGAGCCGGTAGTGGTAGCTTTACACACGCCTCCGCGCGTGCCGTCTACAATGGGTATCCCAAGTCAGATGCGGATCTCAGGGGCAAGGTATTCAGCTTCGAGTTCCACGAACTTCGGTATGAAAAAATGCAAGCCGAACTCAAGCATCACGCCCTAGATGGTGTTGTCCAATTGACACACAGGGATGTATATGATGAAGGATTTCTCATTAATGGCCAGTCTCCCAAGGCCAGCGCCATTTTTCTAGACCTGCCCGCTCCATGGGAAGCACTACACCACTTGGCTCGGCGTAAGACGCTCAAGGGAGGCAAGCTCGATGACAAGCCAGGCGACTGGGAATCACCGCTGGATCCGAATCGGAGCGCATTTATTTGTACCTTTTCACCCTGCATTGAGCAAGTCACACGAACAGTTACGGAGATGCGAACACTTGGTTGGACAGATATTGATATGGTTGAGATTGCAAACCACCGATTCAACGTCATGCGGGATCGGGTCGGAGTTAATATTCCCAATGAGAAAGGCTTCAGCTCACAGCCCggtgatgttggagaagccgTCAAAAAGCTCAAGAGCGACCTGAAACGGACCCAAGATTTCCACAAGGGCCAAACATCCCAACTTGTTTCTGATGCATCAGAGTCCAagatggatgttgacggcTCCACCCCTGagtccagcagcaaagaCTCCAATAAAAGCGAGGACCCTTTGTGGTTGCAAGGCAGAGTAGTTCACCGCACGGAAAACGACCTGAAAACACACACCTCGTACCTGGTATTTGCTATCCTACCCCGCGAGTGGGATGAAGccgcagaagaagcagccatggccaggtGGCCATGCGGAAGTGAAGGCAAGACGATTGGTAATCTGGACAAGCAGACTCGgaagcaagaaaagagagaaaTGCTCGCTGGCAGGAAGCGAAAGAAGCAAAGCGATGATACCCAGACAACCCAATGA
- a CDS encoding zinc-binding oxidoreductase CipB (similar to Metarhizium acridum CQMa 102 XP_007814217.1) yields the protein MSQSGVTVEKAGAPFTVVNDLPRSSPGAKHALVKSVYVALNPVETVMQKYGVLVQDWPAVLGSDFCAQVIETGPECTKLKKGDYVYSECRLGQKAYSPFQETFLVDEDYVFKVEGELTPAQASTIAVGTLTSAFGIIVGAKVPLPEPGAKVAEKDEWLIVLGGSGTVGHYAIQIGRLCGYKVAASCSPSNKSVVLKLGAQAAINNRGTPEEQAAEVQSITGGKYSIVFDASALSNKAAAKMLEASTASPKYYTTSEANHYDMPDGVTSYYVLIGKLGQDDDLGKHVSEETKKMIPSLQGHVASGVLTPLEYDVYNGTGFESLATALTDFGEGKIKGKIVIRLQD from the exons ATGTCTCAATCAGGAGTTACTGTTGAAAAGGCCGGCGCGCCGTTCACCGTCGTCAATGACTTGCCTCGCTCGAGTCCTGGTGCCAAACATGCTCTTGTGAAGTCTGTCTATGTGGCACTCAACCCCGT CGAAACTGTGATGCAGAAATATGGCGTCCTAGTCCAAGACTGGCCTGCTGTTCTCGGCTCCGATTTCTGCGCCCAAGTCATCGAGACGGGTCCCGAGTGTACAAAACTCAAGAAGGGCGATTACGTCTACAGCGAGTGTCGACTTGGACAGAAGGCGTATTCTCCATTCCAGGAGACCTTTCTGGTAGATGAGGACTATGTGTTCAAGGTTGAGGGGGAGTTGACGCCCGCTCAGGCTTCTACCATTGCTGTTGGGACGCTT ACTTCTGCGTTTGGTATCATTGTTGGAGCGAAGGTTCCGCTGCCGGAGCCGGGGGCTAAGGTTGCCGAGAAGGACGAGTGGCTTATTGTGCTTGGTGGAAGTGGTACTGTTGGACATTATGCCATTCAG ATTGGTCGCCTGTGCGGATACAAGGTCGCGGCATCGTGCTCGCCGTCCAACAAATCG GTTGTTTTGAAACTTGGCGCCCAAGCCGCCATCAATAACCGTGGCACACCCGAGGAACAGGCCGCTGAAGTTCAATCCATCACTGGCGGCAAATACTCCATCGTGTTCGATGCCAGCGCTCTATCGAATAAGGCTGCAGCCAAGATGCTTGAAGCGTCAACCGCGAGTCCTAAATACTATACTACGTCCGAGGC AAACCACTATGATATGCCAGACGGCGTCACCTCGTACTACGTCCTGATCGGTAAACTGGGCCAGGATGACGACTTGGGCAAGCATGTGAGCGAAGAAACTAAGAAGATGATTCCGTCGCTGCAGGGACATGTGGCGAGCGGTGTGCTTACTCCGTTGGAGTACGACGTCTACAACGGAACTGGGTTCGAAAGCCTTGCCACGGCTCTGACTGACTTTGGCGAGGGTAAGATCAAGGGGAAGATTGTGATCCGTCTACAGGATTAG
- a CDS encoding small nuclear ribonucleoprotein Sm D3 (similar to Metarhizium acridum CQMa 102 XP_007814216.1): protein MTSTIGIPIKLLNEAQGHIVTLEITSGQTYRGKLLDAEDNMNVQLKDITVTARDGRVSHLEQVYIRGSHVRFFIVPDMLRNAPMFKSRNLRGRGVGLARGRATVSRARAGGRR from the exons ATGACGTCCACAATCGGCATCCCAatcaagctcctcaacgAGGCACAG GGCCATATTGTGACCCTTGAAATCACAAGCGGTCAGACCTACCGCGGGAAACTGCTCGATG CTGAGGATAATATGAATGTCCAACTAAAGGACATTACGGTCACCGCTCGCGACGGCCGCGTCTCCCACCTCGAACAAGTGTACATTCGGGGATCCCACGTGCGATTCTTCATCGTCCCGGACATGTTGCGCAATGCCCCCATGTTCAAGAGTAGGAACTTGAGAGGACGTGGTGTTGGTTTGGCAAGAGGAAGGGCGACTGTCAGTCGGGCTAGAGCTGGTGGACGGCGATGA
- a CDS encoding serine threonine protein phosphatase 2b catalytic subunit protein (similar to Neofusicoccum parvum UCRNP2 XP_007586766.1) — MASKSALLSRSGHRLFRQGRRLAASPCPICACSSQAVRPRLRTKAEAASRRALSTSTNPRIELENTLLELQKQSPNLINISRLQLALQGLRQATGTEIIRVAILGLANGAAAGPTARRVLRALLADPLQEEQPWERELEHRDETKPLIVRVGPPQKHAVSLEIEKETGLDEMHISSPELDGYNIEFLLMEVNVPYGAPGETSIQSLEDAVLVPTVDIPSAKDRVSPISTPVHQALLVADGLMGAVNVSALPVSETDESITAAVQFDGVSKDQLQANFDVVDVSLAERGIGLFRQGPQNAMDYERLWFSSNVPTLLKWLKNGAKPVADETKLAVRKLIASLLQNTTSEIQLAETRMLSKALTLKSDDPAVAALNQRLAEWAQSAHSELQDELDMAFKGRRWRKLGWWKLFWRVDDIAMLTNEMLSQRFMPTAEQELVYLTGRIEQLGGSHPEYPQPASSVNTAESRKLGSGEHAPALAATSSSSLPKWPGHIAFTRRYLQNETVPALQSLAQRLVVQSLGTSGVTTSLATLLYVSSFASTIYEAGAVAALGIVYSLGRMQKKWDAARTFWEGEVREEGRKAVRGAEESVATVLESNGSNGVEETGELQTTKELVAKAEDALARMK; from the coding sequence ATGGCCTCCAAGTCCGCCCTGCTGTCCCGCAGCGGGCATCGCCTCTTCCGACAAGGACGGCGGCTTGCTGCATCGCCGTGTCCGATTTGCGCGTGCTCCTCTCAGGCAGTTCGTCCTCGGCTCAGGACAAAAGCCGAAGCTGCTTCCCGACGAGCTCTctcgacctcgacaaacCCGCGAATCGAGCTGGAAAATACGCTGCTTGAGCTTCAAAAGCAATCGCCAAACCTGATAAACATATCCAGACTCCAATTGGCGCTTCAGGGCTTGCGGCAAGCTACTGGCACCGAGATCATACGTGTCGCCATTTTGGGACTGGCGAACGGTGCTGCGGCAGGGCCAACAGCTCGGAGGGTTCTTCGTGCCTTGCTTGCTGATCCGCTACAGGAGGAACAGCCATGGGAAAGAGAGCTAGAGCACCGGGATGAGACCAAACCGCTGATTGTGAGGGTCGGCCCGCCACAGAAACATGCCGTGTCCCTCGAAATCGAGAAGGAGACGGGCCTGGATGAGATGCATATCTCGTCTCCGGAGTTGGATGGGTATAATATCGAGTTCCTTCTAATGGAAGTGAATGTCCCATATGGTGCACCTGGAGAGACTTCTATCCAAAGCTTGGAAGATGCAGTACTGGTTCCAACTGTCGATATACCATCCGCCAAAGACCGAGTATCACCGATTTCGACGCCAGTCCACCAAGCCCTCCTTGTTGCGGATGGGTTAATGGGTGCAGTAAATGTATCCGCCCTTCCGGTCTCGGAAACAGACGAATCCATCACCGCAGCAGTCCAATTTGACGGAGTATCCAAGGACCAACTTCAGGCCAACTTCGACGTTGTGGACGTCTCGCTTGCCGAGCGAGGTATTGGGTTGTTTCGTCAAGGACCGCAAAACGCTATGGACTATGAGCGCTTATGGTTTTCAAGTAATGTGCCTACGTTGCTGAAGtggctcaaaaatggtgccAAGCCCGTCGCTGATGAGACGAAACTGGCTGTACGCAAACTCATAGCGTCACTGTTGCAGAATACGACATCGGAAATTCAACTCGCTGAGACACGAATGTTGTCTAAAGCGCTGACTTTGAAGAGCGATGACCCGGCTGTGGCCGCCTTGAACCAACGCCTTGCTGAATGGGCACAGAGCGCTCATTCAGAGTTACAGGATGAGCTGGATATGGCCTTCAAGGGCCGGCGATGGCGCAAGTTGGGATGGTGGAAGTTATTCTGGCGCGTGGACGATATTGCCATGCTTACGAACGAGATGCTTAGCCAGCGATTTATGCCCACTGCGGAACAAGAACTTGTTTATCTGACAGGCAGAATTGAGCAGTTAGGTGGCTCGCATCCAGAGTACCCTCAGCCAGCGTCATCTGTGAATACCGCAGAGTCTCGAAAGCTGGGTTCAGGCGAGCACGCTCCCGCCCTCGCCGCaacgtcatcatcttcgcttccaaaatggcctggcCACATTGCGTTCACCCGCCGTTACCTACAAAATGAAACTGTACCCGCGTTGCAGTCGTTGGCACAGAGGTTGGTGGTTCAATCCCTAGGCACCTCTGGTGTAACCACGTCTCTTGCAACCCTGTTATATGTCTCGTCATTTGCATCCACCATCTATGAAGCTGGGGCGGTTGCCGCCCTTGGAATCGTGTACAGCCTAGGCAGAATGCAAAAGAAGTGGGATGCGGCAAGAACGTTCTGGGAAGGGGAAGTTCGGGAAGAAGGACGCAAAGCAGTTCGCGGAGCCGAAGAGAGTGTAGCTACCGTCTTGGAGAGTAACGGTTCAAACGGAGTCGAAGAGACGGGGGAACTGCAAACAACGAAAGAGCTAGTGGCCAAGGCAGAAGATGCACTGGCTCGAATGAAGTAA
- a CDS encoding RTA1 like protein (similar to Cordyceps militaris CM01 XP_006672285.1) has translation MSSQGNHHTPHNYTTSNITESKPNGYIDPNFPNPHGPHDVPIIIYGFTPSFALALFAAIWFTAFFLIHTIQLTIHRTWYFSSFTIGLLFEITGYIARSLSAKLDPYHLIYFVLNYFFIVTAPVFLAAGIYTILSVLISRLGTKYTPLSSKFILWFFITSDAVATITQVAGASLIGSKTSKHEDPTTANNILVGGLAYQVFSMSVFVLVGGSFLWRARRVLRRKKLVGFAVVFCTATLLVYLRTVFRLAETAEGLFGSLQTHEVYFAVLEFAPVAAAVGLFAGWHPGRCLGGKKIDLQEDGKRYRRVARV, from the coding sequence ATGTCTTCTCAAGGTAACCATCACACACCTCACAACTACACCACATCTAACATCACAGAATCCAAACCCAACGGCTACATAGaccccaacttccccaaCCCCCACGGCCCACACGACGTCCCCATCATAATCTACGGCTTCACCCCGTCTTTCGCACTCGCCCTCTTCGCAGCAATCTGGTTcacagccttcttcctcatccacaccATCCAGCTCACCATCCACCGAACATGGtacttctccagcttcaccatcGGTCTCCTCTTCGAAATAACAGGCTACATCGCCCGCAGCCTCTCTGCGAAACTCGACCCCTACCATCTCATCTACTTTGTCCTAAACtacttcttcatcgtcacggCGCCTGTATTCCTCGCCGCAGGCATCTACACCATTCTGTCTGTCCTGATATCCCGCCTAGGCACAAAGTACACACCCCTGTCATCAAAGTTCATACTGTGGTTCTTCATTACATCCGATGCAGTCGCTACTATTACCCAAGTGGCTGGTGCATCGTTGATTGGCTCTAAAACAAGCAAGCATGAGGACCCGACGACCGCGAATAACATCCTCGTAGGAGGGTTGGCCTACCAAGTCTTTAGTATGAGTGTGTTTGTGCTTGTTGGCGGTTCGTTTCTATGGCGAGCTAGAAGGGTGTTGCGGAGGAAGAAACTGGTTGGATTTGCTGTGGTGTTTTGCACGGCTACATTGTTGGTGTATTTGAGGACGGTGTTTCGGCTGGCAGAGACGGCGGAGGGGTTATTTGGGTCTTTGCAGACGCATGAGGTTTATTTTGCGGTGCTGGAATTTGCACCGGTGGCGGCTGCGGTGGGATTATTTGCGGGATGGCATCCGGGACGATGTTTGGGAGGGAAGAAGATTGATCTGCAGGAGGATGGGAAGAGGTATCGACGTGTTGCCAGGGTGTAG
- a CDS encoding alkaline phosphatase (similar to Metarhizium acridum CQMa 102 XP_007814209.1), with the protein MPPIPPHKTPLPRIITYYQTHHTPSGDFISVLPLLTRPSISLTHLILAACHINDLPTDITLNDHPPDHPRFQTLWAELRVLQASGIKVLLMLGGAAQGTYARLESEQFEAYYAPLKQLIKERNLDGIDLDVEEPMTLGGIIKLIDRLRADFSPEFIITMAPVAMALLDPEKNLSGFDYEALEVMRGKEIAWYNTQFYCGWGNLSNTLMYDLMLQKGWSPEKLVIGVVTNPANGSGFVPWEMLSAILGILNRRHQNFGGVMGWEYFNSLPGDAGRPWEWAGNMSMLLRAHSLGPVPTPAGTETQPIVDGEADPDPVNDIPLQVPTDFDYYSDSTGDE; encoded by the coding sequence ATGCCTCCCATACCACCGCACAAAACCCCCCTCCCCCGCATAATAACCTACTACCAAACCCACCACACCCCCTCCGGCGACTTCATCTCCGtcctccccctcctcacCCGACCATCCATATCCCTAACGCACCTCATCCTCGCAGCATGCCACATCAACGACCTCCCCACAGACATAACCCTCAACGACCACCCCCCAGACCACCCACGCTTCCAAACCCTCTGGGCCGAGCTCCGCGTCCTCCAAGCCTCCGGCATCAAAGTCCTCCTCATGCTCGGCGGCGCCGCACAGGGAACGTACGCGCGCCTGGAATCCGAACAGTTCGAGGCCTACTACGCTCCGCTGAAGCAACTCATCAAGGAGCGAAACCTGGACGGCATTGACCTGGACGTTGAAGAGCCGATGACCCTGGGAGGCATCATCAAGTTGATCGACAGGTTGAGGGCGGATTTCAGCCCTGAATTCATCATTACCATGGCACCGGTTGCCATGGCCCTGTTGGACCCGGAGAAGAACCTAAGCGGGTTTGACTACGAGGCGCTGGAGGTCATGAGAGGCAAGGAGATTGCCTGGTACAACACACAGTTTTATTGCGGATGGGGAAACTTGAGCAATACGCTAATGTACGATTTGATGCTGCAAAAGGGATGGAGTCCGGAAAAACTGGTCATCGGAGTCGTGACAAACCCTGCTAATGGATCTGGGTTCGTGCCGTGGGAGATGCTCTCTGCGATCCTGGGCATTTTAAACAGGCGTCACCAGAACTTTGGAGGAGTCATGGGCTGGGAATACTTCAACAGTCTGCCGGGCGATGCGGGACGGCCCTGGGAATGGGCAGGCAACATGTCGATGCTTTTGAGAGCACACTCTCTTGGGCCTGTACCAACCCCAGCTGGAACAGAGACTCAACCAATTGTCGATGGTGAGGCAGACCCAGATCCTGTCAACGACATCCCTTTGCAAGTGCCCACAGACTTTGACTATTACTCCGATAGTACAGGAGACGAATAG
- a CDS encoding protein family FLILHELTA (similar to Metarhizium robertsii ARSEF 23 XP_007822418.1), whose protein sequence is MFRRANNSNWLRQLRVGRPTPFFTPGLRHESSQASRIDRITARLPRRLQKYTNGLRNAPVSHVVSFMILHELTAIVPLFALFALFHYTTFVPVAYMTSHFGDYVQSGISRFERYFSRKGWFGFGPEDAEKDKADDAVGKWESGEQKYKILVEVALAYAVTKALLPIRIIGSVWATPWFAGVLLRMRRVFTRKS, encoded by the coding sequence ATGTTTCGCCGCGCCAATAATTCAAATTGGCTTCGACAGCTACGGGTCGGCCGTCCAACCCCCTTCTTCACACCCGGACTCCGGCACGAATCCTCACAAGCTTCTCGGATCGACCGTATCACGGCGCGGCTGCCTCGACGGCTGCAGAAATACACCAATGGTCTTCGAAATGCTCCAGTATCGCACGTCGTGTCGTTTATGATTCTTCATGAGCTCACCGCTATCGTGCCACTGTTTGCCCTGTTCGCACTCTTTCACTACACAACTTTTGTACCTGTGGCGTACATGACATCGCACTTTGGGGACTACGTTCAGTCTGGCATTTCGCGATTTGAGAGATATTTCAGTCGCAAggggtggtttgggtttggacCCGAAGATGCAGAAAAGGATAAGGCAGACGATGCAGTCGGCAAGTGGGAGAGCGGGGAGCAAAAGTACAAGATTCTGGTCGAGGTGGCATTGGCTTATGCAGTTACCAAAGCCCTTCTGCCAATTCGCATTATAGGCAGCGTCTGGGCAACACCATGGTTTGCAGGTGTGCTACTACGGATGAGAAGGGTTTTCACTCGTAAATCGTGA